In Edaphobacter paludis, a single window of DNA contains:
- a CDS encoding RHS repeat-associated core domain-containing protein, translated as MPFGDALSSIGFDPLHFTRKERDAESGLDNFGARMYASTMGRFMSPDPLNLTDDRVLNPQTLNKYAYAADNPLKYVDDDGKDITVFYEKSAPLEPTSFGHIMFVAENQQTGDAAAMSFGPVHDSEYGLTPLGAPVNSTNSFIAPGHI; from the coding sequence TTGCCCTTCGGCGATGCTCTTAGCTCCATCGGCTTTGATCCTCTGCACTTTACCCGCAAAGAAAGAGACGCTGAAAGCGGCTTGGATAACTTCGGTGCTCGCATGTACGCGTCTACGATGGGCCGCTTCATGTCGCCCGATCCGCTGAACCTCACAGATGACCGCGTGCTCAATCCTCAGACCCTCAACAAGTACGCTTACGCCGCCGACAATCCATTGAAGTATGTGGATGATGACGGCAAGGACATAACGGTCTTCTATGAGAAGTCAGCTCCACTTGAGCCGACAAGTTTCGGCCACATCATGTTCGTGGCTGAGAATCAGCAGACTGGGGATGCTGCGGCAATGAGCTTTGGCCCAGTTCACGATTCGGAATATGGCTTGACGCCATTAGGGGCACCGGTAAACAGTACGAATTCATTTATTGCCCCAGGGCACATTTAG
- a CDS encoding DUF4105 domain-containing protein produces the protein MPQGTFSADDLRQNFASLTIQTSPEEAQKVIEFIRNLSNSSNPYMLFKNNCTTTCVQALKILGILPSNNKIITPKGLWNNLFPKYSGTKNTNFFGQQKAPTNGVNYGYQSGYDPFQLMDLLEKHCTDSWDDKTNTLTSTCN, from the coding sequence TTGCCCCAGGGCACATTTAGCGCTGATGATCTTCGTCAGAACTTCGCGTCCCTGACGATCCAAACGAGTCCGGAAGAAGCTCAAAAGGTGATCGAGTTCATTCGCAATTTATCCAATTCTTCCAATCCCTACATGTTGTTTAAAAACAACTGCACCACGACCTGCGTACAGGCTCTGAAAATCCTTGGCATATTGCCCAGTAACAACAAGATCATTACGCCTAAAGGTCTCTGGAACAATCTTTTTCCTAAATATTCGGGTACGAAGAACACGAACTTCTTCGGCCAACAGAAGGCACCGACAAACGGCGTCAATTATGGGTATCAGTCCGGCTACGACCCCTTCCAGCTAATGGATCTTTTGGAGAAGCACTGCACCGATAGTTGGGACGATAAGACGAACACGCTGACAAGTACCTGCAACTGA
- a CDS encoding efflux RND transporter periplasmic adaptor subunit yields MVRVTRGNLASTLTVAGQFQPYQQVDLHAKVSGYIRHINVDIGDRVYAGQVIATLEVPELNAQLAGAQAEVRHSQSEINRAKSQVAGAKSSHAALHDAYMRLAQAAQQRPGLIAQQELDDALAKDQNSEASVDVAKAALEATEEQLGVSSADKQRVQALSDYSVVTAPFSGVITKRYADTGSLIQAGTASNTQAMPVVQLAQSDMLRLRMPVPEADVPYIEDGGTVQVKVQATGKDFTGKVIRFARALDPTTRTMITEVDVANPTLELSPGMYAEAIISLQQRKSVLTLPIQAVVQGDSQSYVLALDSSNHVQKKIVTLGVQGADKVEITSGLTEGQLVIVSAQANYQVGQPVSPKFESVSMPSEVGGK; encoded by the coding sequence GTGGTTCGTGTCACTCGGGGCAATCTCGCCAGCACACTTACAGTAGCCGGACAGTTTCAGCCGTATCAGCAAGTTGATCTTCATGCCAAGGTATCGGGGTATATTCGGCATATTAACGTGGACATCGGTGACCGCGTATACGCTGGGCAGGTAATTGCGACACTGGAGGTTCCTGAACTCAACGCACAACTGGCAGGAGCACAGGCTGAGGTGCGACATAGTCAATCGGAGATCAACCGAGCCAAGAGCCAAGTTGCCGGAGCTAAGTCGAGCCACGCTGCGCTGCACGATGCGTACATGCGTCTGGCTCAAGCTGCACAGCAGCGGCCGGGCTTGATCGCGCAGCAGGAGCTGGATGATGCACTGGCGAAAGATCAGAATTCAGAGGCTAGCGTCGATGTTGCAAAGGCTGCTCTCGAAGCTACGGAAGAGCAATTAGGTGTATCGAGTGCCGACAAGCAACGAGTTCAGGCCTTGTCCGACTACTCCGTTGTCACTGCCCCATTTAGTGGAGTCATTACGAAGCGCTATGCCGACACGGGGTCACTGATCCAGGCTGGGACAGCCTCGAATACACAGGCAATGCCTGTCGTGCAGCTTGCACAAAGCGACATGCTGCGGTTGCGTATGCCGGTGCCGGAGGCAGACGTCCCGTACATCGAAGATGGTGGAACTGTGCAGGTGAAAGTACAGGCTACCGGGAAAGACTTTACTGGCAAGGTAATCCGATTTGCTCGTGCATTGGATCCTACGACCAGAACGATGATTACTGAGGTAGACGTTGCCAATCCTACGCTGGAACTTAGCCCTGGAATGTATGCGGAGGCGATTATTTCGCTCCAGCAACGAAAAAGCGTCCTGACTCTTCCCATTCAAGCGGTTGTGCAGGGAGATTCACAGTCATACGTTTTAGCGCTTGACTCAAGTAATCATGTGCAAAAAAAGATTGTCACCTTGGGGGTACAGGGGGCGGACAAGGTTGAGATTACCAGTGGCCTTACCGAGGGCCAACTCGTGATTGTATCTGCCCAGGCAAACTATCAGGTGGGACAGCCCGTCAGTCCGAAGTTCGAATCAGTTTCGATGCCGAGCGAAGTGGGAGGTAAGTAA
- a CDS encoding efflux RND transporter permease subunit translates to MSSFAIKYPFFVLMMCLIVVVVGVTTVIGMPVDLFPQVNIPVVVVATFYSGMPPQQIESDITNSYERFFTLGSGIDHIESRSLPGVSLIKIYFQPGVDSNAAVSNISNLAMANLRRLPPGTLPPVVLKFDASNMPVCLITLKGQGLNETQLKDLAQFSVRNQVANVPGASVPQPYGGKYRQIQVYVDPVKLEAHQMSVMDVVKSLNASNLILPAGDVRIGPKDYNIYANSQVPIVDQINDLPLKTVGNSSVMVGDIGQAKDAGQLQTNIVRVDGQKSVYIPVLKQGGNSNTITIVNGVKNAVAHLLDVPKVLKTDVVFDQSVFVKIAVKNVINEGMIGLVLTALMILLFLGNFRATIAVLLSIPISCLATFLILNMGGSSINTMVLGGLALALSRLIDNSVVVLENIFRHMEMGESPVVAAERGGKEVQLAVLAGTVCTCIVFFPVVLLYGVSKYLFTALALSVVIALFASFIVAMTVVPLFCARFIRMDETHEDFEEVESKTDPASALNEAKKRNPFRAVIFHFNRGFYALLAWYERAIWKCLKKPGIVVGGFSFMFILSLAIYPFMGKAFFPRTDPGQFVINVKVPAGTRIELTNEYVARMEQDIRGIVTPHDLNIIVSNIGITPDLSAIYTSNSGMHTAFIQVSLKEDHKIGSYIYMDRVRRKLTEDFPDVGTYFQAGGLVDSVVNQGKPAPIDIQIAGNSLKEDYQLAQATAMKLRKLSSVSDVLVPQDLDYPGLELNINRERAALLGVSPKDVVDNVITALTSDGMIAPSFWVDPKSGNSYMLTVQYPENQIKTLTDFMQIPLRSPDGLKTTPLESLASIKQINTPTEVDHYQLRRLIDIYVMPKTEDLSHANADVNKVLSETKVPEGVIVKEVGAIRDMQSSFSSFGIGLILAIVLVYLVLMAQFASFSDPFVILLAVPPGITGVLVFLWMTGTTVNVMSLMGAVMMTGIAVSNSILIVEFTGTLREKGMGLLQALIEASKARLRPILMTTLATVLGLIPMALALEPGSEQYAPLARAILGGLVVSVVVTVFLVPSAYLLIHHKEETAAEQEAQHG, encoded by the coding sequence ATGTCATCGTTTGCCATTAAATATCCCTTCTTTGTCTTGATGATGTGTCTCATCGTTGTTGTTGTAGGTGTGACGACTGTCATCGGCATGCCGGTTGACCTATTTCCGCAGGTGAATATCCCGGTGGTGGTAGTGGCAACATTTTATTCAGGGATGCCGCCGCAGCAGATTGAATCCGATATTACGAACAGCTATGAGCGCTTCTTTACACTTGGCAGCGGAATTGATCATATTGAGTCTCGTTCATTGCCCGGTGTAAGTCTGATCAAGATTTATTTTCAACCCGGCGTTGATAGTAACGCTGCGGTAAGTAATATCTCGAACCTCGCCATGGCGAACTTGCGTCGGCTACCTCCGGGAACGCTGCCACCTGTTGTCCTCAAATTCGACGCTTCCAACATGCCTGTCTGCCTGATCACGTTAAAAGGGCAGGGTCTCAATGAGACGCAGTTGAAAGATCTTGCGCAGTTCAGTGTGAGGAACCAGGTTGCGAATGTTCCCGGAGCCTCAGTCCCACAGCCATATGGCGGAAAATATCGGCAGATTCAGGTGTATGTCGATCCGGTAAAGCTGGAAGCCCACCAGATGAGCGTAATGGATGTGGTGAAATCCCTGAACGCGTCGAACCTGATTTTGCCTGCCGGGGATGTTCGGATCGGACCCAAGGACTACAACATCTATGCAAATAGTCAGGTACCTATCGTCGATCAGATTAATGATTTACCACTTAAGACGGTGGGTAACTCATCTGTGATGGTGGGGGATATCGGGCAGGCGAAAGATGCAGGACAGTTACAGACCAATATTGTTCGGGTGGATGGGCAGAAATCGGTCTACATTCCGGTATTGAAGCAAGGCGGCAATTCAAACACGATCACCATTGTTAATGGTGTCAAGAACGCTGTAGCTCATTTGCTGGACGTTCCTAAGGTGCTGAAGACGGATGTGGTCTTCGACCAATCGGTGTTTGTCAAGATCGCAGTGAAGAACGTGATCAACGAAGGCATGATTGGTCTTGTGCTCACGGCACTCATGATTCTGTTATTTCTCGGTAATTTCCGCGCAACGATTGCTGTTTTGCTCTCCATTCCTATCTCTTGTCTGGCAACGTTTCTTATTTTGAATATGGGCGGCAGTTCCATCAACACGATGGTCCTTGGCGGTCTTGCGCTTGCGCTTTCTCGGCTTATCGATAATTCCGTTGTCGTGCTGGAAAACATATTTAGACATATGGAGATGGGAGAGTCCCCTGTTGTTGCCGCCGAGCGAGGTGGAAAGGAAGTGCAACTCGCTGTATTGGCGGGAACAGTTTGTACTTGTATTGTCTTTTTTCCTGTGGTGCTTCTATATGGAGTGAGTAAATATCTTTTTACCGCATTGGCATTATCTGTCGTGATTGCATTGTTCGCGTCCTTTATCGTCGCGATGACTGTTGTCCCTTTATTTTGCGCACGCTTCATTCGTATGGATGAGACACATGAAGACTTCGAAGAAGTGGAATCGAAAACGGACCCGGCCAGCGCTCTGAACGAAGCGAAGAAGCGAAATCCATTTCGCGCTGTCATCTTCCACTTCAATCGCGGGTTCTATGCGCTTCTGGCCTGGTATGAACGTGCCATATGGAAATGCCTCAAAAAGCCAGGTATTGTTGTTGGCGGCTTCTCGTTCATGTTTATTCTCAGTCTTGCGATCTATCCGTTTATGGGAAAAGCATTCTTTCCACGGACCGATCCGGGGCAGTTCGTTATTAACGTGAAGGTACCGGCGGGAACACGAATTGAGCTGACGAATGAATATGTTGCCAGGATGGAGCAGGACATACGAGGCATCGTAACTCCTCATGATCTGAACATTATTGTTTCAAATATTGGTATTACCCCAGATCTCTCGGCCATCTACACCTCTAATTCAGGAATGCATACTGCGTTTATTCAGGTTAGCTTGAAGGAAGATCACAAAATCGGTAGTTATATTTACATGGACCGGGTTCGACGTAAGCTCACCGAAGACTTTCCAGATGTCGGAACTTACTTTCAGGCGGGTGGTCTAGTAGATTCGGTTGTAAATCAAGGTAAGCCGGCGCCTATCGATATTCAGATAGCGGGCAATAGTCTTAAGGAAGATTATCAACTGGCGCAGGCGACGGCTATGAAACTGCGAAAGCTCAGTTCTGTCAGTGATGTGCTGGTTCCTCAGGATCTGGACTATCCAGGGCTTGAACTTAATATCAATCGAGAGCGTGCTGCCCTGCTGGGCGTTTCGCCGAAGGATGTCGTTGACAACGTTATTACCGCCCTTACTTCGGACGGCATGATCGCTCCCAGCTTCTGGGTCGATCCGAAAAGCGGTAATAGCTATATGTTGACTGTCCAATACCCGGAGAATCAGATCAAAACACTTACTGATTTTATGCAGATTCCTTTGCGTTCGCCAGATGGCCTTAAAACCACTCCACTGGAATCGCTCGCAAGTATCAAGCAAATCAATACACCCACGGAGGTGGACCACTATCAGCTTCGGCGCCTGATTGACATCTACGTGATGCCGAAGACGGAAGATCTAAGTCATGCCAATGCTGATGTGAATAAGGTCTTATCGGAGACAAAGGTCCCTGAAGGCGTGATTGTGAAGGAGGTGGGAGCGATCCGGGATATGCAATCTTCTTTTTCCAGTTTCGGCATAGGTCTGATTCTGGCGATTGTGCTCGTCTACCTTGTATTGATGGCGCAATTCGCGTCCTTCTCTGATCCTTTTGTCATTCTGTTAGCGGTGCCACCTGGAATTACAGGTGTGCTTGTCTTTCTGTGGATGACGGGTACGACTGTGAACGTGATGTCACTGATGGGTGCTGTAATGATGACCGGTATTGCCGTATCAAACAGTATCTTGATCGTGGAATTTACCGGAACCTTGCGCGAGAAGGGAATGGGGCTTCTCCAGGCTTTGATTGAAGCGAGCAAAGCCAGGTTACGACCGATTCTGATGACCACACTAGCGACCGTTCTGGGGCTAATTCCGATGGCATTGGCTCTCGAACCAGGCAGCGAACAGTATGCTCCGCTGGCGCGTGCCATTCTGGGCGGCTTGGTGGTTTCAGTTGTTGTGACGGTGTTTCTCGTTCCGTCAGCCTATTTATTGATTCATCACAAGGAAGAAACGGCTGCTGAGCAGGAGGCCCAACATGGTTAG
- a CDS encoding TolC family protein produces MSGSLLAAAQVGAIPEASSSGAPVLLTRAQAETIALANNPRIHIGQLLAKVQHQVVRETRSSELPDLSGNLTAVKAEEASRMSAGSLTASRLLEHAGMGVQLNQLITDFGHTQNLVASAKLNEKARLADAEASREDIILATDQVFYQAIEAEATLKVAEQTVSARQTLVDQVSALTLAKLKSDLDLSFAQVNLSQAKLLQLDAQNNFDAAKAALDAVLGYDSRTNYSLVAGSDPLAALPPDVGTLIASALQNRPDLQSLQWNEQAARKYSRAQHEQLLPTISALGVVGKTPVGSSQYFPTDWYGAVGVNMSVPIFNGFRYSAEASQASLEAKAAAERTRDLRDQVVRDVRTAWLNANTALQRVTVTGELMRQANLALNLAQTRYQLGLSSIVELSQAQLQQTQAAIGDANARSQYGFAMADLRFQTGRQP; encoded by the coding sequence GTGAGTGGCTCTCTGCTTGCGGCGGCGCAGGTTGGAGCCATCCCGGAGGCTTCCAGTTCAGGTGCTCCGGTTCTGCTGACTCGTGCGCAGGCGGAGACCATTGCTCTGGCGAACAATCCTCGTATTCATATTGGCCAGTTGCTGGCTAAGGTGCAGCACCAGGTGGTGAGAGAGACTCGTTCGAGTGAGTTGCCGGACCTGAGCGGAAATCTGACGGCGGTTAAAGCTGAGGAGGCAAGCCGTATGTCGGCGGGTAGCCTGACTGCTTCGCGGCTGTTGGAACATGCTGGAATGGGGGTTCAACTAAACCAGTTGATTACCGATTTCGGTCATACGCAAAATCTGGTAGCTTCGGCGAAGCTAAACGAGAAGGCTCGATTGGCGGATGCTGAGGCGAGCCGGGAAGACATCATCCTGGCTACGGACCAGGTGTTCTATCAGGCTATCGAGGCGGAAGCTACGTTGAAGGTTGCCGAGCAGACTGTTTCAGCAAGGCAGACGCTGGTCGATCAGGTTAGCGCGCTTACTTTGGCGAAGTTGAAGTCCGACCTCGATCTTAGCTTTGCACAGGTAAATTTGTCTCAGGCAAAATTACTGCAACTGGATGCCCAGAACAATTTTGATGCCGCAAAAGCGGCGCTTGACGCCGTGCTTGGCTATGATAGTCGGACTAATTACAGTCTGGTGGCCGGATCGGATCCGCTGGCCGCATTGCCTCCGGATGTTGGGACGCTGATTGCATCGGCGCTTCAGAATCGGCCCGACCTTCAATCATTGCAGTGGAACGAGCAGGCGGCGCGGAAGTATAGCCGGGCGCAGCATGAACAGCTTTTGCCTACGATCAGCGCACTGGGAGTAGTCGGGAAGACACCCGTTGGTTCGAGCCAGTATTTTCCTACTGACTGGTATGGGGCTGTGGGCGTCAATATGAGCGTTCCGATCTTCAACGGATTCCGCTACTCTGCGGAGGCTTCTCAGGCTTCGCTGGAGGCGAAGGCTGCGGCCGAGCGCACGCGCGACCTGCGCGATCAGGTGGTTCGCGATGTTCGGACGGCGTGGCTGAATGCTAACACTGCTTTGCAGCGCGTGACGGTGACGGGAGAGTTGATGCGTCAGGCGAATCTCGCACTCAATCTGGCGCAGACGCGGTATCAGCTTGGGTTGAGCTCCATCGTGGAACTGAGTCAGGCACAGTTGCAGCAGACGCAGGCGGCGATCGGCGACGCGAATGCGCGGTCTCAGTATGGCTTTGCAATGGCGGATCTGCGGTTTCAAACCGGAAGGCAGCCTTGA
- a CDS encoding M20/M25/M40 family metallo-hydrolase has translation MSANAQQRITRLATLTAVHRAFHWLHLHQPQLRQWQLEMVRIPAPSFGESDRAAWFLSRFQQLGLSNIHLDKEGNALAELTRKAPPHQAVTCSSKSAVGLASDPVILLSAHLDTVFPGGTFCDPTESGSRIYAPGICDNAAGLTALLGIAAALRYANITPPIPILFAANVGEEGEGNLRGMRHLFEQGPYCNRIAAALVLEGGGTNTVVTRALGSLRLRITVKGPGGHSWANAGAPNPIIILSRILTVIADIDLPSKPLITLNVGQISGGHSINSIPESATALLDLRSTNPDHLHATETAVHKICNSFLATATSQNATTATPEVAVQNIGNRPAAVLPDDSPLLETLRAVDRHLTLRTETHLGSTDANIPLSLGIPAMAIGSGGSGGGIHTLQEWYDPTGRETALRRILLTLLDATQVTAETRSPQ, from the coding sequence ATGTCCGCCAATGCCCAACAGCGAATCACCCGCCTGGCGACTCTTACCGCCGTCCACCGAGCCTTCCACTGGCTGCACCTCCACCAGCCTCAACTCCGCCAATGGCAGTTAGAGATGGTCCGCATCCCCGCGCCTTCCTTCGGAGAATCTGACCGGGCAGCCTGGTTCCTCAGTCGCTTCCAGCAACTCGGGCTCAGCAACATCCACCTCGATAAGGAAGGCAACGCCTTAGCCGAACTTACTCGAAAGGCCCCCCCCCATCAAGCGGTAACTTGTTCGTCGAAATCCGCGGTCGGTCTTGCTTCTGACCCCGTCATCCTCCTGTCCGCCCACCTCGACACCGTCTTTCCGGGGGGAACCTTCTGCGACCCCACCGAATCCGGTTCCCGCATTTACGCTCCCGGCATTTGCGACAACGCCGCCGGACTCACCGCACTGCTTGGCATCGCAGCTGCCCTCCGCTATGCCAACATCACGCCTCCGATCCCTATCCTCTTCGCTGCTAACGTAGGCGAAGAGGGCGAAGGCAATCTTCGCGGCATGAGGCATCTCTTCGAGCAGGGGCCCTACTGCAACCGCATCGCCGCCGCGCTCGTCCTCGAAGGCGGCGGCACCAACACTGTCGTCACCCGCGCCCTCGGCAGCCTGCGTCTGCGTATCACTGTAAAGGGGCCAGGCGGCCACTCCTGGGCCAACGCCGGAGCACCCAATCCTATAATCATTCTCAGCCGCATCCTCACTGTCATCGCCGACATCGACTTGCCAAGCAAGCCCCTTATCACTCTCAATGTCGGACAAATCTCCGGCGGACACTCCATCAACTCCATCCCTGAATCCGCCACCGCCTTGCTCGACCTGCGCTCCACTAACCCTGACCACTTACACGCCACCGAGACCGCCGTCCACAAAATCTGCAACAGTTTCCTGGCCACAGCTACTTCACAAAACGCTACGACAGCCACACCCGAAGTCGCGGTTCAAAATATAGGCAATCGTCCCGCTGCCGTCCTTCCCGACGACTCACCCCTGCTCGAAACCCTGCGCGCGGTAGACCGCCACCTCACCCTGCGCACCGAAACCCACCTCGGGTCCACCGATGCGAATATCCCTCTTTCCTTGGGAATTCCCGCCATGGCCATCGGCAGCGGAGGCAGCGGAGGCGGCATCCACACTCTGCAAGAGTGGTACGATCCCACTGGCCGCGAAACCGCCCTCCGCCGCATCCTCCTCACGCTGCTCGATGCCACTCAGGTGACCGCCGAAACTCGCAGCCCTCAGTAG
- a CDS encoding tRNA pseudouridine synthase A has product MPLWKTILSYDGTPFHGWQVQPNLPTIQGTLAHAIHHITRESVLPQGSGRTDAGVHALAQVASFFLESPIPPANFLRALNHALPPSIRVLSIEHAAPSFHARHSAIGKTYEYRIHPTNSICSPMQAPYVWPCPFPLDMEQLQEAATYILGTHDFTSFAAVDPDLTARIAVLKDENSSTSPPSGASDVNFQSASALTTRTIYESAWRQHEDLLIYRVTGTGFLHHMVRNLVGTFAEAGTGRIPANSIPTILAARNRSAAGPTAPASGLFLVKVEY; this is encoded by the coding sequence ATGCCTCTCTGGAAAACCATCCTCAGCTACGACGGAACCCCCTTCCACGGCTGGCAGGTTCAACCCAACCTCCCTACCATTCAGGGAACCCTCGCCCACGCAATCCATCACATCACGAGAGAGTCGGTCCTCCCCCAGGGCTCAGGCCGCACCGACGCCGGAGTCCACGCTCTCGCCCAGGTAGCCTCCTTCTTCCTCGAATCCCCGATCCCCCCTGCAAACTTCCTCCGAGCCCTCAACCACGCCCTTCCACCCAGCATCCGTGTCCTCTCCATCGAGCACGCCGCGCCCAGCTTTCACGCCCGCCACAGCGCCATCGGCAAAACCTACGAGTACCGCATCCACCCCACCAACAGCATCTGCTCGCCGATGCAGGCCCCCTACGTCTGGCCCTGCCCCTTCCCTCTCGACATGGAGCAACTCCAAGAGGCAGCCACCTACATCCTCGGTACCCACGACTTCACCTCCTTCGCCGCCGTCGACCCCGACCTGACCGCCCGTATCGCCGTGTTAAAAGATGAGAACAGCTCTACCAGCCCCCCCTCCGGAGCTTCCGACGTAAATTTCCAAAGCGCCTCTGCCTTAACCACCCGCACTATCTACGAATCGGCATGGCGCCAACACGAAGACCTTCTCATCTACAGGGTCACCGGCACGGGTTTCCTCCACCACATGGTCCGCAACCTGGTAGGAACCTTTGCAGAAGCAGGCACAGGGCGTATCCCGGCCAATTCCATCCCCACCATCCTCGCTGCCCGCAATCGCTCCGCCGCCGGGCCCACCGCTCCCGCGTCCGGCCTATTCCTCGTCAAGGTGGAATACTGA
- a CDS encoding L-rhamnose/proton symporter RhaT, with translation MGTNPFIGVIYHWIGGFASATNFIPFRAIKRWSWEIYWLIQGFAAWIVAPVVLASIFVPNLAGILHTAYATHPSDCLYAFLFGALWGIGGLTFGLAIRYLGIALGYAIALGLCTAFGTLIPPIYSGQITTIMHETSGQIILLGVAICLIAVAVNGAAGWSKEKEITPEEKAEAGESDFSFIKGIAVAIFAGIMSSFFAFGLAAGKPIGDIAKTQLLAHHRLDLWQNLPILIVVLWGGFLTNFIWSAILIVKNSSVKQFFGAPGTNPMRASHASGDTLVDFDPLDASTYDRLAPKTLVANYLFAAMAGVIWYFQFFFYSMGQTKMGKYDFSSWTLHMASIIIFATLWGLALKEWRGTSRRTRWLVAAGLFLLVSSTIIVGYGNYLKATQVIVTTTMLH, from the coding sequence GTGGGAACCAATCCGTTTATCGGCGTCATCTATCACTGGATCGGCGGCTTCGCTTCCGCCACTAACTTCATTCCCTTTCGCGCCATCAAACGCTGGTCATGGGAGATTTACTGGCTCATCCAAGGCTTCGCTGCCTGGATCGTCGCGCCAGTAGTTCTTGCCTCCATCTTCGTACCCAACCTCGCCGGCATTCTCCATACTGCCTACGCCACGCATCCGTCCGACTGCCTCTACGCCTTCCTCTTCGGTGCACTCTGGGGAATTGGTGGCCTCACCTTCGGCCTTGCTATCCGCTATCTCGGTATCGCTCTAGGCTATGCCATCGCCCTCGGCCTCTGCACCGCCTTCGGCACGCTGATCCCGCCCATATACAGCGGCCAGATCACCACCATTATGCATGAGACCTCCGGCCAGATCATCCTCCTCGGCGTCGCCATCTGCCTTATCGCCGTAGCCGTCAATGGAGCCGCAGGCTGGTCCAAAGAAAAAGAGATCACCCCCGAAGAGAAGGCCGAAGCAGGCGAATCCGACTTCTCGTTTATCAAAGGCATCGCCGTCGCCATCTTCGCCGGCATCATGAGCAGCTTCTTCGCCTTTGGCCTCGCCGCCGGCAAGCCCATCGGCGACATCGCCAAAACCCAGCTCCTGGCTCACCACCGCCTCGACCTCTGGCAAAATCTTCCCATCCTGATCGTCGTCCTCTGGGGGGGCTTCCTCACCAACTTCATCTGGTCCGCCATCCTCATCGTCAAAAACAGCTCCGTCAAGCAGTTCTTCGGCGCACCTGGCACCAACCCCATGCGCGCCTCCCACGCCTCCGGCGATACCCTTGTCGACTTCGATCCGCTCGACGCTTCCACCTACGACCGGCTTGCCCCCAAAACGCTGGTTGCCAATTACCTCTTCGCTGCCATGGCCGGCGTCATCTGGTACTTCCAATTCTTCTTCTATTCGATGGGCCAGACCAAGATGGGAAAGTACGACTTCTCCAGTTGGACCCTGCACATGGCAAGCATCATCATCTTCGCCACCTTATGGGGCTTGGCACTAAAAGAGTGGAGAGGCACGAGCCGCCGTACGCGATGGCTCGTCGCCGCTGGCCTCTTCCTCCTCGTGAGCTCGACGATCATCGTCGGGTACGGCAACTACCTCAAGGCCACGCAGGTCATCGTCACAACCACGATGCTCCACTAG
- a CDS encoding (Fe-S)-binding protein has product MRVSLFITCYNDTLFPETGKSVVKVLERLGHSVEFPAGQTCCGQMHYNTGYQFEAMPLVQRFVDQFRGAEAVVVPSSSCVAMMKDHYPKMAASLKDEKLRADVDALLPRVYEFSEFLTRGLGLVDVGAYYPHRVTYHASCHGLRNLELGDGPLRLLKAVRGIDLVPLEGLEQCCGFGGTFAIKNAEVSSAMLSEKTTAVLNTGAEACTACDNSCLMHIQGALHRQKTGVKTVHLAEILAGDEGTTR; this is encoded by the coding sequence CTGCGAGTTTCATTATTCATTACCTGCTACAACGACACGCTGTTTCCTGAGACGGGTAAGTCCGTGGTGAAGGTGCTGGAACGGTTGGGGCATAGCGTGGAGTTTCCCGCTGGACAGACCTGTTGCGGGCAGATGCATTACAACACGGGCTATCAGTTCGAGGCGATGCCGCTGGTGCAACGGTTCGTGGATCAGTTTCGCGGGGCCGAAGCCGTGGTAGTGCCCTCTTCGAGTTGCGTCGCGATGATGAAAGACCACTACCCCAAGATGGCTGCGTCGCTGAAGGACGAGAAATTGAGGGCGGATGTAGATGCTCTACTGCCTCGGGTGTACGAGTTTTCGGAGTTTTTGACGCGAGGGCTGGGGCTCGTGGATGTGGGAGCTTATTATCCGCATCGGGTGACGTATCACGCGAGTTGCCACGGGTTGCGGAATCTTGAGCTGGGCGATGGGCCCCTTCGGTTGTTGAAAGCTGTTCGAGGGATTGATTTGGTTCCGCTGGAAGGGCTGGAGCAGTGCTGCGGGTTCGGGGGGACGTTTGCCATCAAGAATGCCGAAGTTTCGAGCGCTATGTTGTCCGAGAAGACCACGGCAGTGCTTAATACAGGTGCGGAGGCTTGTACGGCTTGTGACAATAGCTGCCTGATGCATATTCAGGGAGCGCTGCATCGACAGAAAACCGGGGTGAAGACAGTGCATCTGGCGGAGATATTGGCTGGGGATGAGGGAACAACGCGATGA